A region from the Musa acuminata AAA Group cultivar baxijiao chromosome BXJ1-10, Cavendish_Baxijiao_AAA, whole genome shotgun sequence genome encodes:
- the LOC104000706 gene encoding probable esterase D14L, with the protein MGIVEEAHNLRVIGRADGGRGTIVLAHGFGTDQSVWKHLVPHLVEEYRVVLFDNMGAGTTNPDDFDFDRYTTLEGYALDLLAILEELRLGPCIFVGHSVSAAIGAIASISRPDLFSKLVMLSASPRYLNDVDYFGGFEQEELDQLFDAMRSNYKAWVSGFAPLAVGGDMDSVAVQEFSRTLFNIRPDIALCVAQTIFQSDLREILGLVMVPCHILQSSKDLAVPVVVSEYLHRNLGGESIVEVMSSEGHLPQLSSPDIVIPVLLRHIRYDIAV; encoded by the exons ATGGGGATCGTGGAGGAGGCGCACAACTTGAGGGTGATCGGGCGAGCGGATGGGGGGCGGGGGACCATCGTGCTGGCGCATGGGTTCGGGACGGACCAGTCGGTGTGGAAGCACCTGGTGCCGCACCTGGTGGAGGAGTACCGGGTGGTGCTCTTCGACAACATGGGTGCCGGCACCACCAACCCCGACGACTTCGACTTCGACCGCTACACCACCCTCGAGGGCTACGCCCTCGACCTCCTCGCCATCCTCGAGGAGCTCCGCCTCGGCCCCTGCATCTTCGTCGGCCACTCCGTCTCCGCCGCCATCGGCGCCATCGCCTCCATCTCCCGCCCCGACCTCTTCTCCAAGCTCGTCATGCTCAGCGCCTCCCCAAG GTATTTGAACGATGTGGACTACTTTGGGGGTTTTGAACAGGAAGAATTGGACCAACTTTTTGATGCCATGAGATCGAACTACAAGGCTTGGGTCTCTGGATTTGCACCACTAGCTGTCGGCGGAGATATGGACTCCGTGGCAGTCCAAGAGTTCAGCAGAACGCTTTTCAACATTCGCCCTGACATTGCCTTGTGTGTGGCTCAGACAATCTTCCAGAGTGACCTGAGGGAGATACTTGGGCTTGTTATGGTTCCGTGCCATATCCTGCAGAGCAGCAAGGATCTTGCAGTCCCTGTTGTGGTGTCTGAGTATTTGCACAGGAACCTTGGGGGCGAGTCAATCGTCGAGGTTATGTCCTCCGAGGGTCATCTGCCCCAGCTTAGTTCTCCAGACATTGTCATCCCTGTTCTTCTCAGGCACATACGGTATGACATTGCAGTTTAG
- the LOC104000705 gene encoding cytochrome b5, which produces MGGNPRVFDLSHVALHTTRNDCWLVINGQVIDVTKFLEEHPGGEEVLLEACGKDATKEFEAIGHSKAAYGLLLKYQVGVMRGFKHADAAPAEDDAGEGTKARAHVMTGSAIKDDKKIRCLGAIEFVLPLVVASFAFWYRYSAGLTGMTK; this is translated from the exons ATGGGAGGAAACCCCCGAGTGTTCGACCTCTCCCATGTCGCCCTCCACACCACCAGGAACGATTGTTGGCTTGTCATCAATGGacag GTGATAGATGTGACAAAGTTCCTGGAAGAGCACCCGGGGGGGGAGGAGGTGCTGCTTGAGGCGTGCGGCAAGGACGCGACCAAAGAGTTCGAGGCCATCGGGCACAGCAAGGCAGCATACGGCCTTCTGCTCAAGTACCAGGTGGGAGTAATGCGGGGCTTCAAGCACGCCGATGCTGCCCCTGCCGAGGATGACGCTGGAGAAGGCACCAAGGCACGAGCACATGTGATGACCGGTTCGGCCATCAAGGATGACAAAAAGATCAGATGCCTTGGGGCGATCGAGTTCGTATTGCCTCTCGTGGTTGCTTCCTTTGCTTTCTGGTATCGTTATTCTGCTGGCCTGACAGGGATGACCAAGTGA